Sequence from the Nitrososphaerales archaeon genome:
CTATTTCTTCTACTCCAACGGAGATGTTCTCATATGTGCCACCGTTGCCTGGTGCAAAGAATGTTTCATTCACGTTTGGACTCTGACTCAACTTCCACCCAAGCGCATGTTCCCTGCCACCACTGCCAACTATCAGTACATTAGACATGTTATCACTTCATTTTTTGTAGAACCTCAACAACTTCTTTTGCATGCCCCCTCACATCGACTCTGGATAATATGTATCTGATTATTCCATCTTTATCTATGACGAATGTCATCCTTCTTGATATCTGTCTTTTCTCATTGAATGCACCAAATAATTTGCTTATGCTAAAATCCACATCTGCCACAAGAGGGAAGTTCAGCTTTTCTTTTTCCTTGAATCGCCTATGTGATTCAAGATCATCGACACTTACACCCAAGACTTCAGCATTTTGGGCTTTTATTTCATTAATGCGATCGCGTAGACTGCAAGATTGCATTGTGCATCCTAGCGTGTGATCCCTGACATAAAAATAAAGCACTAAATTTTTTCCTCTATAGTCATTAAGGCCCAACTTTCCGTCAGTAGTTTGCGCTATAAAATCAGGCGCTTTGTTGCCGACTTTTAGTTCTGGCATGTGCTATGACTGATTTAAAGTAGATAAAAATATTACTCACCTTGTAGCAGAAAGAAAAATATCGTTTATCAGTGCTTTAAGTAGTAGATGGTACTCATCATCACAAAACTCTGTGACATCTACAAGCTTTTTTTCCCTTGCAACGTTTATTATTTGCAGATGGTAGCATTGTCCCTTGCCACTTAGCGTTTGAAAGTAATAGTCTTTGCATGAGCAGAAATTATTCTCGGGATCTACCCAGTATTCGTTGTCCTTACCAACTACTGTCCATAATTCTCGGTTTGAGGGTTTGAACACATGTAATTTAACACCTCTCTCTAACGCAACCTTAACCGCCTTTTCGACTCTTCTACCACGCATAACAACTTTATTCAGCTACAAACTAATTACCTTTATGACGAAAGTACGAATACTGCACCCTCACCCTGCGATCCTTTTGGAAGCAGAGCAACGGTATGTGGTAATATCGGATCTGCATATTGGCTTTGAAAGCATGTTTACTACAAGAGGCGTGAACTTAAGTTCTGATACATATGTTGATGAAATGCTTGACGAATTACACTCAATCATAATGAAAGAGAAACCTGACGCTGTAATTCTGTTAGGGGATATCAAGAGCAGTGTGCATACAATAACAAGATCTGAATGGATAAACATTCCAAAGTTTTTGCAATCATTATCCAAAGTTGCAAAGGTATTTCTTATACCAGGTAATCATGATGGTAACATAAGGCACCTTGTACCTAGAAGTGTTATAATGATGAGCAACAAGGGCATGCTGCTAGATGATACATTGTTGATTCACGGACATACTACACCAACTAAAACAGGCACTGTAAACAGAATAATAATGGGTCATGTTCACCCCGTTTTTCTAAGACAGGGGAGTGCCGTAAGTGGACAGAGGGTATGGATTTATCTTAAAGCTGATAAACAAAAAATATTCAGCAACAGAAAGGGAATTTTTGATATAATAGTGATGCCAAGCTTCAACAAATATTTCTATTACTCCATGCAAAGTTCGCATTATAGGAAATCTATATCGCCTATATTAAAGAAGGTAACAGAAAAAGTAGAGAGTGCGATAGTATCAACGCTTGATGGTTCCATAGTGGGTAATGAGGCATTGCTTCAGCAGATCATTTGATCAGGCACTAAATTGCATATATCTCTTTAAAACACTTATACTTGGCTCATTATTCCTAAGCCATTCAAGTGTTTTCACAAACGAGTTAGCAGATTCTAGCGTTGTTAGAACTGGCAATCCCATCTCAACTGCCTTTCTCCTTATTTGATATTCATCATAGAGCATTCCTACGTATTTTTCAATAGTCGAGGTGCTTGGTATGTTAATTATGAAATCTATCCCCTTGTTGTGAAGCAGGTTTATTATGTTCGGATTTCTTTCAGGTTCACTTATCTTATACACTATCTGTGTATCAGTGAATCCTTTTTCTATTAGGAATTCTGCAGTATGCTCTGTTGCCAATAAGTTGAATCCCATCGATTTAAGTATTGAGACCATTGGCAGTATCTTGTTCTTCATCTCTGAGCCACCTACAGTGATCAGTGCGGATCCCTTTGTTGGTAATGAATAGCCGCCTGCGATCAATGCCTTTGAAAGCGCGTCATAGAAAGTATTGCCAAAACATGCAACTTCTCCTGTTGATTGCATCTCAACTCCTAGTACGATGTCAGCACCTTCAAGTTGCATGAAAGAAAACTGTGGAACCTTAATTCCAAATCCATTTGTATGCAACCACGCATCTTCCACACACTTTGGAATTGGCTTTCCAAGCATTACACGCGAAGCAAGTGCAATTAAATTAATTCCCACAAACTTTGATACGAATGGCATGGAACGTGATGCCCTAACATTGCATTCAATCACATAGACGTTATCATCTTTTACGATATATTGTATGTTAAGCGGTCCCTTTACCTTAAGTGCCTTTGCAATCTTTTCCGTGTAATCTGTTATTGCTTCAATTATCTTTCTGCTTAAGCGCCAAGGGGGAATGACCATCATGGCATCGCCAGAATGTATGCCAGCACTCTCAATGTGCTCAATTATGGAGCCTATCACAACCTTCTTGCCATCTGAGACAACATCAATTTCGACTTCTAAGGCATCGAGTATAAACTTACTGATTACAACAGGATATTCTGGACTAACACGTGAGGCTTCAGTAAGATACTGCTTCAGTTGCTTCTCATCCCACACAACTTTCATCGCCGCGCCACTTAAGACATATGAGGGTCTAACCAGAACGGGATAGCCGACGTTCTTTGCAAATATTTTTGCCTCATCAAAGTTTGTAAACCGTTGCCATGGAGGTTGCCTTATATTCAACTGATCTAACAACGCACTGAACTTTGATCTGTCTTCAGCCCTGTCAACATCTTCGCTACTTGTTCCAACTATGTTCACCTTGTTGTAAGCGAGTTTTGGTGTCAGATTGTTAGCTATTTGACCGCCTACACATGTTACCACGCCGTCAGCTTTTTCTTTTTCATAGATGTCCAGTACCCGCTCAAGCGTGAGCTCCTCGAAGTATAATCTGTCACATATATCATAATCAGTTGAAACCGTTTCTGGGTTACAGTTTATTACAGAAATCTCTTTCACACCATTTTCTTTCAATCCCCATACCATATTTACAGTTCCCCAGTCAAATTCCACACTACTTCCTATCCTATAAGGACCTGCCCCAAGTACTATTATTCTTCCGCTGTTTTTCTCCAGTTCAATGTCATCTGTAGAACCGCCGTAGGTAAGGTAAAGATAATTCGTCTTTGCAGGCCACTCAGCTGCAAGTGTGTCAATCTGCTTTACTACTGGAATGATGTTAGATTGCTTCCTGAACTCTCTGACTCGAAGTTCGTCCATTCCAACGCATCTGGCAATCTGCTTATCAGAAAATCCAAGTCTTTTTGCTTCTCGTATTAGGTTTGCATCAAGTTGAGATTCCATAAGTCTCCTTTCCATCTCAACAATGTTTGCCAACCTTGCAATAAACCAAGGATCAATTGATGATACCTTGCTTATCCTTTCTACGCTAATACCCTTTTTCAAGGCTGCAATGATCGTGAACATTATTTCATCATCAGGGTTCAGCAGTTTCTCTTCAATTTCCTCTATCTGGGCTTCTGCCTCAATGTTGTTCGTTAAACCATCATAACCTATGTCAAGCATCCTTATTGCCTTCTGTATAGATTCTTCGAAGTTCCTCCCAATTGCCATGACCTCTCCAACTGATTTCATCTGTGTTCTTATCTTTCTGTTGACCATCTCAAACTTCTTAAAGTCCCATCGGGGAAACTTTACTGTTAAGTAATCCAATGAAGGTTCGAAGCAAGCGGTTGTAACCTTCGTTACTTGATTAACCAGTTCAGGTAAAGTGTAACCAAGTTGTATCTTTGCCGTCATATACGCAAGGGGGTATCCGGTTGCCTTTGATGCCAGTGCTGATGATCTTGACAGTCGGGCATTGATCTCTATAGCATAGTACTTTTCTGAGGTTGGTGATAAGGCGAACTGTATATTGCATTCACCAATGATGTTACATGCAGCAGTGGCGCGCAAAGCCGCAGATCTTAGCATATGATACTCACTGTTGTTCAATGTTTGTGATGGAGCCACAACGATGTTGTCTCCAGTATGCACACGCATACCAAGGACATTTTCCATATTACAGACAATTACACTGTTGCCGTGATGATCACGCTTTACCTCGTATTCTATCTGCTTCCACTCACCAACATACTCTTCAATCAACACTTGGTGAACCATGCTCAGTGCAAGCCCTCTCTGGACAATTTCATGCAATTCATATTCGTTATGAGCAACGCCACCACCTTTGCCACCCAGGGTGAATGCAACCCTGATCATGATAGGATAACCTAGCTCTTTGGCAACTTGGACTGCTTCCTGTATGCTGTATACCGCTTCGCTCCTAGGAACAGGAACGCCGCACTTGAGCATTGTTTCTTTGAAGAGCTTTCTATCTTCAGTTAATTCGATTCCTTCAATGGGTGTACCAAGAACTTTCACATTATATTTTTCTAGGATTCCTTGCTTAGACAACTCAATGCCACAGTTAAGGGCGGTTTGTCCTCCAAAACTCAACATTATCGCATCTGGTTTCTCCTGCTGGATTACTTTCTCAACAAATGTAGGTGCAATTGGAAGCAAGTACACTTTATCTGCTAACCTAGTGTCGGTTTGTATTGTAGCAATGTTTGGGTTTATTAGAATACTCTGAACACCTTCTTCCTTTAGTGCTTTTAGGCATTGGCTACCGGAGTAGTCGAACTGGCGGTCTGTTTACAGACTCTCGCCTGCCTCTCCGATCTTTATCGCACCACTGCCTAACACGAGCACCTTCTTTATCCAATCATACTTTGGCAATTTTCTCACCTCTTATCATTTTATCCAACATATCGAACAGGAACATGCAGTCATAAGGCCCAGGCGAAGCTTCAGGATGGAATTGCACGGCTATGATAGGTTTCTCCTCATGCATTATGCCCTCCACAGTATTATCATCCGCATTCTTGAACCACAGTTTGAAACCTGTTCCCTTTAGCGTCTCTGGATTTATGCAGTAACCGTGATTCTGGCTTGTAACGTAGGTATTTCCGTTACGCAAATCTATACATGGTTTGTTCTGCCCCCTATGCCCATACTTCAGTTTGTAAGTATCGGCTCCTGCTGCCAAAGCGAGTATCTGATTTCCTAAACAAATGCCAAGAACAGGGATCTCACGTTTAAGCAAATCCTGCGAAAGTGTTATTGTTTCGGCACAGTGTTTTGGATCTCCTGGCCCATTGCTCAATACTACCCCCTTTGGCTTGTAGGACATTACCTGCTGAATATCTGCCGTAAATGGTAACCTTACAACTTTATAGCCTGTTCGCATTATATTGCGTATAATGC
This genomic interval carries:
- a CDS encoding peroxiredoxin; translated protein: MPELKVGNKAPDFIAQTTDGKLGLNDYRGKNLVLYFYVRDHTLGCTMQSCSLRDRINEIKAQNAEVLGVSVDDLESHRRFKEKEKLNFPLVADVDFSISKLFGAFNEKRQISRRMTFVIDKDGIIRYILSRVDVRGHAKEVVEVLQKMK
- a CDS encoding metallophosphoesterase, whose translation is MTKVRILHPHPAILLEAEQRYVVISDLHIGFESMFTTRGVNLSSDTYVDEMLDELHSIIMKEKPDAVILLGDIKSSVHTITRSEWINIPKFLQSLSKVAKVFLIPGNHDGNIRHLVPRSVIMMSNKGMLLDDTLLIHGHTTPTKTGTVNRIIMGHVHPVFLRQGSAVSGQRVWIYLKADKQKIFSNRKGIFDIIVMPSFNKYFYYSMQSSHYRKSISPILKKVTEKVESAIVSTLDGSIVGNEALLQQII